The Salmo salar chromosome ssa06, Ssal_v3.1, whole genome shotgun sequence sequence CCAGACTGTGTCATTACCGACCGCGAGTCCCATACCTTTAATCTTAATTTCTTTGACAGACTCACTAGAATATGGAGAGAATGGTTCAGAATATTAgagatcaatgaaagaaagccatgTAAACACATGCATATTCATctcattttcagcaccaattggtagatttaaaaatactctgatcttgtattatttagggttaggaaaatATTCATGAATTATAATAAAAAAGAGGTTTGGACAACCTTTACCacactaaactctccttccagactcacattaagcatctccaatccaaaattaaatctagaatcggcttcctatatcgcaacaaagcatccttcactcatcgccaaacccactggctacaggttatctacaagtctctgctaggcaaagccccgccttatctcacctcactggtcaccatagcagcacccactcgtagcatgcgcatgcgccaattcctcctttggccacctttccttccagttctctgctgccaaagactgcaaaaatctctaaagctggagactcatatctacCTCACTaggtttaagcaccagctgtcagagcaactcacagatcactgcacctgtacatagcccatctgtaaacagcccatctatttacctacctcatccccatactgtatttatttatttatcttgtttctttgcaccccagtatctctacttgtacattaatcttctgcacatctaccattcccgtgtttaattgctatattgtaattactctgccaccatggcttatttattgccttaacttacctcatttgcactcactgtatatagactttttgttttcttttgttctactgtattattgactgtatgttttgtttattccatgtgtaactctgttgttgtatgtgtcgaattgctactctttatcttggccaggtcgcagttgcaaatgagaacttgttcgcaactagcctacctggttaaataaaggtgaaataaataaattaaataaaaaatatattggtgaatcaaaaatacagtagttcgattcatcctgaaagttgaCATTCAATTGTTCAATCCATAAAATATTGCAAGGTGAGAAAAGAGTACAATAGGGATGAAAcagtagtcctataaatctaccctaataatcctcactaatcatggaactgtgaTGACAACCGTCCAAtctccaggtttaaactgctacGTATGGTCTATGTTCCATAaggattcaaataggctacatgtcccaaattattgcacaGCTTGTAATacgttagcctaatatgatccactatGGCTAGCGATCCTCAGGAACAACCACACGAAGGTGAAAGAGGAAGAAAATGCTAACGATAGTGGGTAATATTTAACACAATACAAATTGTAAAATTTCGGacatataattaaaacattctgcAAATCATAAATCAACTCAGTAGGTTTGGTGTTATAATGTCATTTGCTCAtggctacagaagcctatagcttgGGTCTCCAAATGTCGTCCCTGCAAGGTTATAAGGTCAGTATTTCATAAATGTCCCTGTGGAAAAGGTGATATGTTGATATGTTACAGTTTGCCGCCGTACTGTACGACTGGTTTCAGATTTGTCTCCAGCGATCATTAGGTAAAATAGATCTAAAACAATTGTCTTTgatatttacaatccccttatcCAAAAAGCTTActaatttacctagctcttatcaatagcgcttatcaatttgtaaattacagtgcatggagaatgatGTTATTTCTATTGAAAAATTATGTTATTCCACTTGGAACAGACAGGTTGCTCGACCTCATTCATCGCTTGATCACGCATAAAGATtgtggaattatgagggaattaagtcgCGGTcagaatacagtgtatctgtagacacacttccgccacaccttcatttctTTGATTTCACACCTTAATTTCCTTAATCTCTACCCCAAACGAATAGCGgatgaatagcatgctattctcatgcttaagttcaacGTTAGAATACGTATAAAGAGAAATAAGTGAATTATGTTCCATTTACACACTTAACTTGGGTCGGAATTTCCCCCTTTATGAACACATTTCATTCTCACTCACCAGTTCCAAAAAGGTGTTCTCCAGGGATCTGTATTCTGAAGAGCTCTTGTTGAAGAGATCATCTGAGAACCTCATGTTGGTGACCCGTAGACTGAAGAACACCACCAGCTCCCTGCCTTTACTCGCCGTGGTCATGGAGGGAGTGGTCAGGTATCTTAGTGGTGGAGAAGCTGTGGTCTCGACGGGGTGCTCCTCAGGAGCCAATGAGTATCCACTGGCCTCTGGAAGGTCAATGGGCTCTGTGCTCACCAGGTCCATTTGGTCAAGTTCGTCTGAAAGGTCTTGCACACGCTCGTCCTCAGGTTCTGAGACCTCTACGACCTCTTCAGCCTCTTCATCGATAACAACCACCTCAGGCTCCTCAGTATCCTCCACTATAAGCCTTAATTCTGAAGGTGACTCTGTTACATCTACCACAGGCACAGTGTCAGATTCTGCAGGTGGTGTTGGCGTAGAGTCTGGGATGGGTTCTGCTATCACTGCTAtcttctcttcactctcctctgGCAATGGAGCCACTTCCACTTCACTGACCTCTGCTGTGTCATCTTTGTAATAGGAGAATATATTTCAATAAGTCACTAACCATCAAGTGTGTTTTACCCATACTGCAAATGCCTGCCAACTGTCCAATACATAATACATTATCCTGCTTTATACTGAATGTGGAGCTTCATTCCCTATATGACTGCTGGAATAAAACCGTTCCAGACGAGCCATTCACTTCTGCCGGGGCCTTGCAGTGAATAATATTTGTCTGATTTATTTTATAAAAATCAATCAGCATCATTTGATAAAGTATCTCTCAGCAGTATAAGCATTGGTAATGAATGAATTGTCAAAAGCCTTGTGTTTACTGCATACAAAATGATAAACACGACAAAAGATTCATCAGCAGGCCGCACAGCACTCAGTCCAAATATAGACCATTAATACATCTCCTCCCTGGGCCGGGCTGTAATTATTAGTTGTGATGCAACTGCACTCCTCTAGCAACAAAATTCATTGTTGAAAATGTTTAATTATATATGCATGTTATCTGTTCTTTACTGGTCTATAACAGCCTTTATAACCTGCATTACGCACCTGTTTCTTCCACAGTATCAACAGCTTCTTCATGATAGCTGTCCTCATACCCGTGGTATTCAGGCAACAGTTCCTTCATGTCCTCCTCAGCTGACTGGTCTTCTACTGGGGCAATATTGTCCTCTTCAACAGGATCAGTTTCCTCTCCAAATAGAGTGTCCTCTAAAGAATCCACAGGTTGGATGATTTTAATTTCTTCAGCTGGTGGCTCACTAATATTTTCCTCAAGCTGTGTTTCCTCAACTACCTCTTCCTCAGGTTCTGGTTCTTCAGCTTCCTCAGGCATTGGTTCTTCAACTTCCTTTTCCTCAGGTTCCGAGACCTCAACTACCTCTTCCTCAGGTCCTGGATCTTCAAGTACCTCTTCCTCAGGCTCCGGTTCTTGAACCTCCTCTTCCTCAGGCATTGGTTCTTCAACTTCCTCTTCTTCAGGTTCCAAGACCTCAACCACCTCTTCCTCAGGTTCTGTTTCCTCAATTACCTCTTCCTCATATTCTGGTTcttcaactacctcatcctctgGTTCTGGTTCTTCAACTACCTCTTCTTCGGGCTTTGGTTCCTCAACTACCTCTTCCTCAGGCTTTGGTTCCTCAACTACCTCTTCCTCAGGCTTTGGTTCCTCAACTACCTCTTCCTCAGGCTCTGGTTCCATAACTACCTCTTTCTCAGGTTCTAGTTCCTCAACTACCTCTTCCGCAGGTTCTAGTTCCGCAACTACCGCTTCCTCAGGTTCTAGTTCCTCAACAACCGCTTCCTCAGGTTGTAGTTCCTCAACTACCGCTTCCTCAGGTTCTAGTTcctcaacaacctcttcctcaggtTCTAGTTCCTCAACTACCGCTTCCTCAGGCTCTGGTTCCTCAACTATGTCTTCCTCAGGCTCTGATTCCTCAATTACCTCTTCCTCATATTCTGGTTCTTCAACAAGCTCAACCTCTGGTTCTGGTTCCTCAACTACCTCTTCTTCTGGTTTCTCAACTACCTTTTCCTCATGTTCCAAGACCTCAATTACCTCTTCCTCAGTTTCTGGTTCTTCAACTACCTCTTCCTCAGGTTCTGGTTCCTCAACTATTGCTTCCTCTGGTTTCTCAACTACCCTTTCCTTAGGTTCTGAGACCTCAACTACCTCTTCCTCAGGCTTTGGGTCCTCAATTACCTCTTCCTCAGGCTCTGGTTCCTCAACAACCTCTTTCTCAGGTTCTAGTTCCTCAACTACGTCTTCCGCAGGTTCTAGTTCCTCAACTACCGGTTcctcaacaacctcttcctcaggtTCTAGTTCCTCAACTACCTCTTCCTCAGGTTCTAGTTCCTCAACAACCGCTTCCTCAGGTTGTAGTTCCTCAACTACCGCTTCCTCAGGTTCTAGTTcctcaacaacctcttcctcaggtTCTAGTTCCTCAACTACCGCTTCCTCAGGATCTGGTTCCTCAACTATGTCTTCCTCAGGCTCTGATTCCTCAATTACCTCTTCCTCATATTCTGGTTCTTCAACAACCTCAACCTCTGGTTCTGGTTCCTCAACTACCTCTTCTTCTGGTTTCTCAACTACCTTTTCCTCATGTTCCAAGACCTCAATTACCTCTTCCTCAGTTTCTGGTTCTTCAACTACCTCTTCCTCAGGCTCTGGTTCCTCAACAACCTCTTTCTCAGGTTCTAGTTCCTCAACTACGTCTTCCGCAGGTTCTAGTTCCTCAACTACCGGTTcctcaacaacctcttcctcaggtTCTAGTTCCTCAACTACCTCTTCCTCAGGCTCTGGTTCCTCAGCTATGTCTTCCTCCGGCTCTGATTCCTCAATTACCTCTTCCTCATGTTCTGATTttgcaactacctcatcctctgGTTCTGGTTCCTCAACTACCTCGTCTTCAGGCTTTGGTTCCTCAACTACTTCTTCCTCAGGTTCTAGTTCCTCAACTACGTCTTCCGCAGGTTCTAGTTCCTCAACTACCGGTTcctcaacaacctcttcctcaggtTCTAGTTCCTCAACTACCTCTTCCTCAGGCTCTGGTTCCTCAGCTATGTCTTCCTCAGGCTCTGATTCCTCAATTACCTCTTCCTCATGTTCTGGTTttgcaactacctcatcctctgGTTCTGGTTCCTCAACTACCTCTTCTTCAGGCTTTGGTTCCTCAACTACCTCTTCCTCAGGCTCTGGTTCTTTAACTACCTCTTCATCAGGTTCTAGTTCCTCAACTACCTCTTCCTCAGGTTCTAGTTCCTCAACAACCACTTCCTCATGTTCTAGTTCCTCAACGACCTCTTCCTCAGGTTCTAGTTCCTCAAATACCTCATCCTCTGGTTCTGGTTCTTCAACTACCTCTTCTTCTGTTTTCTCAACTACCTTTTCCTCATGTTCCGAAACCTCAATTATCTTTTCTTCAGGTTCTGGTTCTTCAACGTCCTCTTCCTCAGGTTCTGGTTCCTCAACTACCTCTTCCTCTGGTTTCTCAACTACCTCTTCATCAGGTTCTGGTTCCTCAACTACCTCTTCCTCAGGCTCCTCAACTACCTCTTCCTCAGGTTCTAGTTCCTCAACTACCTCTTCCGCAGGCTCTGGTTCTTCAACTACGGCTTCCTCAGGTTCTAATTCCTCAACTACCTCTTCCTCGGGTTCTAGTTCCTCAACTACCTCTTCCTCAGGCTCTGGTTCCTCAACTACCGCTTCCTCAGGTTTTAGTTCCTCAACTATGTCTTCCTCAGGTTCCAAGAGCTCAACTACCTCTTCCTCTGGTTCCTCAACTACCTCTTCCTCAGGTTCTATTTCCTCAAGTACCTCTTTCTCAGGTTCCAAGTCCTCAACTACCTCTTCCTCAGTTTGTAGTTCCTCAAGTACCTCTTTCTCAGGTTCCAACAactcaactacctcttccccaggTTCAAGCTTGTCAACTACTTCTTCCTCAGGTTCCAAGACCTCACCTACCTCTTCATCAGGTTCCGAGACCTCATCTACCTTTTCCCCAGGTTCTGGTTCCTCAGCTACCTCTTCCTCAGGTTCCAAGTTCTCAACTACTTCTTCCTCAGTTTCCAAGACCTCAACTACAAAGACCTCATCTACCTCAGGTTCTGGTTCCTCAACTGTGTCTTCCTTGGGCTCCGGTTCTTCAACTACCTCTTCCTCAAGTTCGGGTTCCTCAGTTACTTCTTCCTCAGGCTCTGGTTCCTCAAATACATCTTCCTCAGTTTCTGGTTCCACAACTACCTCTTCCTCAGGTTCTAGTTTCTCAACTACCTCTTCCTCAGGTTCCAAGAGCTCAACTACCTCTTCCTCTGGTTCCTCAACTACCTCTTCCTCGGGCTCTGGTTCCTGAAGTACCTCTTTCTCAGGTTCTGAGACCTCTACTGCCTCTTCCTCAGTTTGTAGTTCCTCAAGAACCTCTTTCTCAGGTTCCAACACCTCAACTACCTCTTCCTCAGGTTCTGGTTCAACTACTTCTTCCTCAGGTTCCAAGACCTCAACTACCTCTTCCTCACGTTCCGAGACCTCATTTACCTTTTCACCAGGTTCTGGTTCCTCAGCTACCTCTTCCTCAGGTTCCGAGTTCTCAACTACTTCTTCCTCAGGTTCTAAGACCTCAACTACCAAGACCTCATCTACATCTGCCTCAGGTTCTGGATCTTCAACTACGTCTTCATTGGGCTCTGGTTCCTCAAATACCTCTTCCTCAGGTTCTGGTTCCACAACTACCTCTTTTTCAGGTTCCGAGATCTCAACTACCTCTTCCTCAGGTTCTGGTTCCTCAACCTCTTCCCCTTCAATCGGAATAAGGATAATATCCTCCTCAACTTCAAAGTCCTCTATTGCTTCAGTGGCAGGCTGATCTGTGATGGCTGAGAGACTTGTCATAGGTAATCCAGGGTTAGAAACCTCTTCCTCAGTGGCAATGGCTGTGGTAAACTTAATCTGAGTGGTTGGAGTAGGCTCAGCCTCCTTCTCAACAACAGCCTCCTCCTCTGATATCAAGTTAGGAAGGAGTTTAGCTGGAGCATTAGTTTCTATACTTTCTATTTCAGGAGCGGAGGTAATATCCAAATCCTCATGGGGTAAAACAGGGTACCCATTAGTAGGGACTAAATTACCAAAAGGTGGCTCAGGGTATTCCTCAGCAGGAGAGGTTGGGAAATAGTCTCTTACAAGCTCACCAGTTCCCTCATCAATGGCTTGAATGGTTTCAATCATGTGTGTGATAAATGGTACCTCTTCCTCTGGTTCAGTTGTTGCTTCAGATTCACTCTCCACTAATTCATCACTAGTATCCTTGTAGATGTAGGGCACATCTCCTCTCTCTGGTGgtgctgcttcttcttctttaTCTGGAATATCTGTAGAGTCCAGGAGGGTGACGAGCGCATTTTCCTTTTCCACAGGGCCAAGTGGAACATCCAGACGAGGCTTCTCCATGGCAATCTCTGGCTCATCTGTGGATATGTCCAGATCGTTGTGGAAAGCTGGCTCACTGGACTGTTGATGAAACAGACAAAAAAAGCATGTTGATGCAAAGTATGGTATTTTACCATTGGTAGTCTAGATTAATAAGCCAGTACTTACATCTTCAATCGTTTCCTCGACAGCTTCCTCAACAGGTGTTGTAGTTGGTGGAATCCCTTTTACTGTGGAAAGACGTACAACAATGATGCAAAACATGTATTTCAAAAATATAACATACCTTGTTCACAGTGATTTGGCTACCTGGTTCAAAGTTTAATGACTGTAGATCCACTGGCAGAGAGGCCTCTTCACTCAAAGCCTTGGCCACCATTTCCCGCAGGCTGGGCACAGCTGACACTGGAGTCCCTGTGTTATCCTCTGAAATTGTCTGAAAGACCAGAGAATAGTGCACTGTCACTCCTCCAGGTCTGAAAAAGAAGAATATATTGTATGAGAGAAAATAAGAGTAGTTGGTGATTACTGTATTATACAGATCTATATACACTTTAAGCAATTAACTATCAACTAAAAACAAAGCAATCCCCTGGCAGGTTTAAGAATTGGAGAGTCAAGATACAAGATCAATTGAAAAGTAGTATACTTGAAATGCAGAGCATTGAAATCAACCACTTTTTTCTTGCAGATTTTAATGACACTATCAGAAATGTATCAATATTCAGCTCTGTCAATGCAGAAGCCGGAGGGTAAACATATTAGTTCAATAGGATTAATAGCAATGATACATCAATGTTGATACAtcaatttctttcctttttgttTTTGTGAATAGTGAAGATGCCAAGGTCGAATGAGTTGTGTATCCTTTATCAGATTAGTGAAGCGGGCTCGAGCCACTAACGGGCATGGATATTATTGCATGTGACAGCACTGGCCACCACAGGGCCCGCAAATTAGGGAGGGATCAACTCAGCAATTATTCTATTCACACAGGGCTTTGTATTGCACTACTTACTTGCCTTCCATCCTAAGATGAAGAAGCCTATGAAAACCTTGTTAACCCAAAAGGGATACTTTGTGATTTTGGCAACAAGGCCCTCTATCTACTtctccagagtcagatgaactcgttgATATCATTTTTTAtgtctgcatgcagtttgaaggaagtagcGCTAAAgaaattgctaactagcattagctcaATGACTGGAAATCTACTGGTGtgctactagcatgctagcagaaaccatagacttccagtcaatgTGCTAATGCTacttagcattggctcacaaaactacagtacctctaacttccttcatactgtacacagagacataaaaatggtacccACGAGTTAATCTgattctggggaagtagatagagggcctcattgccaaaatcccaaagtatccctttaaatgaGCTACAGAAGGGGAGAAAAATGAGTCCCTGTTTCAGCTGACTTTGGTCGTCATTTCTCAACAATGTCCTGGTTGATGCATTGACCCATCAGGGCTGCAGTGCAAAAACAGCTGAGTAATAGAGCTCGCCAGCATGTAGTCCTAAAAACCAGAAATGatttacctctggttcgttcagccattcccATGGGCAAAATGAATGGCGAAAGAATAAGGTTTTGGAATAAatgccgaaaataaggtctgaggttaaaaCCGGCTTATGAGATcttatatgttttgttctatgagataacatcagtcagttaacatgacctttatgaattatgaagactttgtctattattttttacattttcacaAATGCTTCAAAATTCAGAAATAGTgatgttagctgatgaagattataGCATAGAACAAAACGAAAATATGATCTCCTAAGCAATCTTTATGAAAAAAAAAACTCTACAAAAACTCAATTTTGACATAGgctttgttcaatgaaccatagcagagttagtgcctacaaaaagacgccattactCTCTATTAATCTCTATTGCCGAGTTGCTGTTTGTTTAGGggaaaatccatttgaattcaatcacttttttaaAGCAGCACTTTTGATTTGAAcgaaaccttccatacatatttgTGATTTGTAAAAgtgctcagaaagtgactttttggacctgaatgccaaaacattgaaGCGATAAAGATGCTGAAAGTTTAcctattttgcataccccaccatagcATGAGACATTCATGTCTTCATtaatggaaaatataaatggttgAGGTTAACATCATttgaaagcttacaaacagggttgttaAACAAACAATTGTATTATTtcttgatttatttttatttggataaatatgtcttttttttcttttttcttaaaCGTTAATTATCAAAACtatatataccgtaatttccggactattaagcgcacctgaatataagccgcacccactgaataaaaaaaaaaatatatattttgaacataaataagccgcacatttctataagccgcaggtgcctaccggtacattgaaacaaattaactttacacaggctttaacaaaacacggcttgtaacaaaaataaatgggctttaacgaaacacggcttgtaacaaaaaataaaaaatttgcagtaagctttagttgtctttttgcactgagtcaattcctcacgttgctgtttccaacgtcttatcatcgactcattaagaccaagctctcgtgcagcagctctattaccttttccaacagccagatcaatcgccttcaacttgaaagctgcatcatatgcatttctccgtgtctttgccatgatgagggtgacaaaatgactaccgtaatcagaatgatgggaagtttgagagcgctcgatttaatctaaacagtaaacagaaaagttgtttgaccttaacccgttcggcaatttcattggtctaatgaaagcttcatgccgccaaaaaactgagcacgtcacagaatgtgttttttggagaaaaaaaaattgaaagcgggaaaaatccatatattagccgcgtcattgtttaagccgcgaggttcaaagcctgggaaaaaagttgcggcttatagtccggaatttacgttgttccactggatatcataaggtgaatgcaccaatttgtaagtcgctctggataagagcgtctgctaaatgacttaaatgtaaatttaAATGTATATGGgtgattggaaattatgcagacggttacattgatagaagccacaatctatctgcaatgttAAAGCTGATCCTATTTTTTTCATCTTCacatatgttgtagcttagaccctattttaAATAATCTggggtttttgtgttgtgcccgccatcggctgagacacaacatgctcttgaatccagggtgggtgtcatgttttggctAATAAAATGGGAATAAAATTtcaactttcaaatggtaccacaaagatggttggaggtccacacatATCAGAGAaggttgacttgaatgggaatatctgttgttttaaattatactctcaatcctccataggaaacctattgaaatcatagaaatatataTCATAGAATAGACCATTTAAGTTGACATTCGATGGTGGGTGGACCGGGGGCCATCTTTGTGGTTGTAATTAGAAGTtaacatttcaattcaatttaaatgtCAACGGTGTATCAGTTAATGGCAGTGGTCTGAGGGGATATATAGGTCCATTctattaattatatttctataaTTGAAATTAAACCCAGCCTGTTTTTAAGAGCACGTTGTGTCTCAACCAATTGCAAGCACAACATAAAAACCTCAGATGATGTAAAGTAAGGTCTAAGCTACAACACATGCGAATATGAAAAAAATCGTAGTTTATCAATTTTTAGATAATTCATGTTTTTATAAAAAGAAACTCAACCGTAGGTTGAAgatgtgatgaagacatggatgtctcgtggtttggtggggtatgcaaaaggggtaaactttgagcacctttatctcctgaatgttttggcattgaGTTCCAAAAAGTCCCTTTCTGTCCAATTCTTCCATGGACAAACATGTATTCGAAagttttgtttaaatcaaaagggatgctgtcaaaaagtgattgaattgaaatggatttacTCTTAGGTTATCTGATCCCTCTCTCCCTGGGTCCTGTGATAGATCCAGATACACACTGAGCAGAGCAGCAGACTGGCAGGGACaagcacagacagagagggaaactgCAGCTACCACTCAAGATGGCTCTCATCACAGTAATTAAATTACCCTTCACTCCCATGGGCCTCGCTAAGATTTGGAGAGGGGGAAGAAAAGAGGCCATTAGTATGTGATTTATTGACTTGTCAGCCATTAGTATGTGATATAATGACTTGTCAGCCATTAGTATGTGATATATTGATTTATCATCTACAAAGGAAATAAAACGTCCTTCATTGCTGGTCGGGTGTCATCACAAACATGTGCTTTTCACTCGTGACATGTATTCTTTTGTATTtgaatgtaaagatataatgACTTTTaaagatatacagtgagggaaaaaagtatttgatccctctgcaaaacatgacttagtacttggtggcaaaacccttgttggcaatcacagaggtcagacatttcttgtagttggccaccaggtttgcacacatctcaggagggattttgtcccactcctctttgcagatcttctccaagtcattaaggtttcgaggctgatgtttggcaactcgaaccttcagctccctccacagattttatatgggattaaggtctggagactggctaggccactccaggaccttaatgtgcttcttcttgagccactcctttgttgccttggccgtgtgttttgggtcattgtcatgctggaatacccacccacgacccattttcaatgccctggctgaggaaaggaggttctcacccaagatttgacggtacatggccccgtccatcgtccctttgatgcggtgaagttgtcctgtccccttagcagaaaaacaccccccaaagcataatgtttccacctccatgtttgacggtggggatgatattcttggggtcataggcagcattcctcctcgtccaaacacggcgagttgatttgatgccaaagagctccattttggtctcatctgaccacaacactttcacccagttgtcctctgaatcattcagatgttcattggcaaactacagacgggcatgtatatgtgctttcttgagcagggggacattgcgggcgctgcaggatttcagtccttcacggcgtagtgtgttaccaattgttttcttggtgactatggtaccagctgccttgagatcattgacaagatcctcccttgtagttctgggctgattcctcaccgttctcatgatcattgcaactccacgaggtgagatcttgcatggagccccaggccgagggagattgatagttcttttgtgtttcttccatttgcgaataatcgcaccaaatgttgtcaccttctcaccaagctgcatggcgatggtcttgtagcccattccagccttgtgtaggtctacaatcttgtccctgacatccttggagagctctttggtcttggccatggtggagagtttggaatctgattgattgattgctgctgtggacaggtgtctttttatacaggtaacaaactgagattaggagcactccgtttaagagtgtgctcctaatctcagttcgttacctgtataaaagacacctgggagccagatatCTTTGTGATTGAgacggggtcaaatacttatttccctcattaaaatgcaaataaatttctaacatttttgacatgcgtttttctggatttttttgttgttattctgtctctcactgttcaaataaacctaccattaaaattatagactgataatttctttatcagtgggcaaacgtacaaaatcagcaggggatcaaatacttttttcccctcactgtaatgaCCTTCAAAGGAAAGATGTATTTTTGGTATGCATGTGGTTCACACTAATGACTAAAGTTTTCTTATTACAGTCAGCATAGCCAGGAGCACAACCTGTAGCATGACAGAATGGCTTGGAAGGCACTCAAATATTTTCTGTTCCTGGCATTTGACTGCATTTCAGCTAGGTGGGAATGGGCTTGTTATGTATTCAAATGAATCCAGAGTCCATTCCAAATCAACACG is a genomic window containing:
- the LOC106607694 gene encoding interphotoreceptor matrix proteoglycan 2 isoform X3, whose translation is MPWKCGLIITLFLFLFTLQATAIKERNNRGSLQRGVIGTETEAINSMHLVELLKTTKQNSNVRTIFELEKHRRKRSAVFHSGVRVCPQETINEVIASHQAYYRLRVCQEAVWEAFRIFYDRIPVTTEYTTWVHTCQHESLCLADLATNFSNSEEHMSMVYRRMNLRDERQSTGAEAAATTAAPEVTEIAGPEETQTAAPEPPTPVTSDASVPDAPEDTVEEEVEEETAAEEDSELPNIVPENHVEEIVEFSIDLVDPGYRELLDDPDSPQYVDLSHHLQDQMLHVFDKLPGFKEISVLGISEAHGSEGPGGVTVHYSLVFQTISEDNTGTPVSAVPSLREMVAKALSEEASLPVDLQSLNFEPVKGIPPTTTPVEEAVEETIEDSSEPAFHNDLDISTDEPEIAMEKPRLDVPLGPVEKENALVTLLDSTDIPDKEEEAAPPERGDVPYIYKDTSDELVESESEATTEPEEEVPFITHMIETIQAIDEGTGELVRDYFPTSPAEEYPEPPFGNLVPTNGYPVLPHEDLDITSAPEIESIETNAPAKLLPNLISEEEAVVEKEAEPTPTTQIKFTTAIATEEEVSNPGLPMTSLSAITDQPATEAIEDFEVEEDIILIPIEGEEVEEPEPEEEVVEISEPEKEVVVEPEPEEEVFEEPEPNEDVVEDPEPEADVDEVLVVEVLEPEEEVVENSEPEEEVAEEPEPGEKVNEVSEREEEVVEVLEPEEEVVEPEPEEEVVEVLEPEKEVLEELQTEEEAVEVSEPEKEVLQEPEPEEEVVEEPEEEVVELLEPEEEVVEKLEPEEEVVVEPETEEDVFEEPEPEEEVTEEPELEEEVVEEPEPKEDTVEEPEPEVDEVFVVEVLETEEEVVENLEPEEEVAEEPEPGEKVDEVSEPDEEVGEVLEPEEEVVDKLEPGEEVVELLEPEKEVLEELQTEEEVVEDLEPEKEVLEEIEPEEEVVEEPEEEVVELLEPEEDIVEELKPEEAVVEEPEPEEEVVEELEPEEEVVEELEPEEAVVEEPEPAEEVVEELEPEEEVVEEPEEEVVEEPEPDEEVVEKPEEEVVEEPEPEEEDVEEPEPEEKIIEVSEHEEKVVEKTEEEVVEEPEPEDEVFEELEPEEEVVEELEHEEVVVEELEPEEEVVEELEPDEEVVKEPEPEEEVVEEPKPEEEVVEEPEPEDEVVAKPEHEEEVIEESEPEEDIAEEPEPEEEVVEELEPEEEVVEEPVVEELEPAEDVVEELEPEEEVVEEPKPEDEVVEEPEPEDEVVAKSEHEEEVIEESEPEEDIAEEPEPEEEVVEELEPEEEVVEEPVVEELEPAEDVVEELEPEKEVVEEPEPEEEVVEEPETEEEVIEVLEHEEKVVEKPEEEVVEEPEPEVELVEEPEYEEEVIEESEPEEDIVEEPEPEEAVVEELEPEEEVVEELEPEEAVVEELQPEEAVVEELEPEEAVVAELEPAEEVVEELEPEKEVVMEPEPEEEVVEEPKPEEEVVEEPKPEEEVVEEPKPEEEVVEEPEPEDEVVEEPEYEEEVIEETEPEEEVVEVLEPEEEEVEEPMPEEEEVQEPEPEEEVLEDPGPEEEVVEVSEPEEKEVEEPMPEEAEEPEPEEEVVEETQLEENISEPPAEEIKIIQPVDSLEDTLFGEETDPVEEDNIAPVEDQSAEEDMKELLPEYHGYEDSYHEEAVDTVEETDDTAEVSEVEVAPLPEESEEKIAVIAEPIPDSTPTPPAESDTVPVVDVTESPSELRLIVEDTEEPEVVVIDEEAEEVVEVSEPEDERVQDLSDELDQMDLVSTEPIDLPEASGYSLAPEEHPVETTASPPLRYLTTPSMTTASKGRELVVFFSLRVTNMRFSDDLFNKSSSEYRSLENTFLELLLPYLQSNLTGFKKLEILNFRNGSIVVNSKMKFTKSVPYNVTQAVHCVLEDFCNAAAMRLNIEIDSHSLDIEPADQADPCKFLACNDFSHCVVNRWSREAECLCDPGYMAKDGLPCQSICVLQPDYCQNGGHCEIIPGHGATCRYPEKYTSSRPDKLRTSSVE